GTCGAACGAGGCCACGGTGTTGTCATCCGAGGAGAGGCGGGATATGGACCCCACGAAGCTCGACGGCAATGAAGGAGATTCGGCGCCTCCTGAAAACGCGGAAGAAGTCGTGAAGCCGCTCGACCTGTATCGCATGAGCATGCTGGCGTTCTGCCTCGGGATCGTGACCGGTTTTGGCGCGGTCTTGTTCAGGATGCTGATCGGCACGATCCATAATGCGGCGTTTCTCGGACGTCTTTCGCCGCTGTACGACGCGAGCCAGTTTACCCCGCCGTCGCCGTGGGGCGCGTGGGTGATTCTCGTGCCGGTAGTGGGCGGCTTGGCGGTCACGTGGCTGGTCAACAGCTTCGCACCGGAAGCGAAAGGGCATGGCGTGCCGGAAGTGATGGACGCGATCTACTTCGGGGGCGGCGTGATCCGGCCGGTGGTCGCGGTCGTCAAGTCGCTTGCATCGGCGATCGCGATCGGCACCGGTGCGGCAGTGGGCCGGGAAGGTCCGATCATCCAGATCGGTTCCGCGCTGGGCTCGACGCTGGGCCAGTGGCTGCGGATACCCGCCAGTCAGCGGATCATTCTCGTTGCGAGCGGCGCGGGGGCCGGCATCGCCTCGACGTTCAATACGCCGATTGGCGGCGTACTGTTCGCGACCGAACTGATGATGCCGGAAATCAGCGTGGGGACCTTTCTGCCGGTTGCGCTGGCAACCGGCACCGCCACGTTCGTGGGGCGGCTATTCCTTGGCGGCGCGGCGGCTTTCCTGGTTCCCCCTCAGCTCGGCGCGCTCGATAACCATCTCGCGAGCGGGTTTACGCTGCTGCTTTACGCGCTGCTCGGGGTCGCCGCCGGCGTGGCTGCCGCCTTGCTGATACGCGCATTGCACTGGGCGGAGGACGCATTCGATCGCGTTCCGGGACGTTATGCGCGCCACACGCTAGGCATGCTGTTCGTCGGCGTAATGATGTATCTGCTGATGCGCTACGCGGGCCACTACTACGTGGAAGGCGTAGGCTACGCAACGATCCAGGCAACGCTCAATGCACAGTTGCAAGGCGGCCTGTTCCTGCTGCTGCTCGCGCTGTGCAAGATGGCCGCGACCTCGGTGAGCCTCGGCTCCGGTTCCTCGGGCGGCGTGTTCTCGCCATCACTGTTCATCGGCGCGACGTTGGGCGCCGCGATGGCGTCCCTATTCCATCTGCTGGTGCCGGCCGCTCCGGTCAGTGTGCCGGCATTCGCGATGGTCGGCATGGGGGCGGTGGTCGCGGGCGGCACGGGTGCCGCGATGACCGCAGTGGCGATGATCTTCGAAATGACGCGCGATTATGACATCGTGCTGCCGATGATACTTGCGGTCGCGTTCAGCATCGGCACCCGCCGGCTCCTCTCGCGCGAGACGATCTACACGGCGAAGCTCGTCAGACGCGGTCATGTCATTCCGAATGCGTTGCACGCCAATATGTTTCTCGTGCAAAGCGCGGCGGCGATCATGGAGGCCGACATACTGGTGCTCCGCGCGGACGTGCCGTTTCGCGATCTCCTCGACCGTATGGGCATCGCGCCGTTCCGGCACATCGTCGTCACGAAGGCGGGCATGCTGTACGGCGTGCTGCGTATCAACACGGGCCTGCGCCGCGCGGTCAGCCACGACAATCCGACGGTCACGATCGGGCAACTCGCGCATCGCAACTTCATCGTAGTGAAGCGCTCCGATGCGGCGTTCGAAGTGATCAGCGAACTCCAGCGGCGCCGAGCGGTCATGGCGGTGGTCGTCGCGGATTCTGCCGTGGACGGCGCGTTCGATGTTTTCGGCGTTATTGCGAAGGAGCATATTGCGGACGCCGTCGCGCGAAGTATCGACATTTTTCCGCGCCGGGACCGTGGGTGGATCGCGCCGTCAACGCAATCCGTGCGCGTCAACGATGCTTCGCATACCGCGCACGGCAAGGCTTTCAAGGTGAGCGACAGTGAAGCTGAAAACTGAGTGGCATACGTTGCGCGAGTGGTTCAAGACGGCTGCGCACGCTGCACAGTCCGGTACCGCGCCGGAGGGCCGCTCGGCCGATGCGCTCCCCGACCCACGCGAGTGGGTGATCGTCTACCGCACCGCGCGCGGATTCTGCTGCATGTACCGGGGCGAGCCGGTCGAATTCGACGAGATGCTGGACGTGCAGATATGGTCGGAGGAAGAGGACGTGCGGCTTTGGTTCTTCGGACTTTGAACCGCTCCGCGCGTCGTGCGCTGCGCAGTTAGCGGTACGCGCGTCCACGGCCGCACTAATTTCGGTACCATACGGCGTTATTTTCAGTCCCTCGTCTTTACCGAAAACTGCGCTCTCACGTGCGTGCAACCATGCCTATCATCAGCGAGCTGTTCGTCTATCCGATCAAATCCTGCGCCGGCATCGCGCTTGGCGAGGCGCGCCTGCTGGCGACCGGCCTCGAATACGACCGCAACTGGATGATCGTCGATCCTGAAGGCGCGATGTTCACGCAGCGCGCGTATCCGCGCATGGCCTTGATCAAGGCCGAAATCGGCGAGCACGATCTGATCGTGAGCGCGCCGGGCATGCGCGAGCTGCGCACACCGCTCGATGTCGCGCGGCTCGCGGCTGCCCCAAAGATCGACACCGCGGTGTGGCGCGACGCGGCCTACGGGCTCGACACCGGCGCGGAAACGGCGGCCTGGTTCACGGAGTTCCTCGGTCTGCCCGCGCGCCTGCTGCGTTTCGATCCCGAGCGCGAACGCATCGTCGATCGCGACTATACGGACAGCACCGGCGGCGCCACGACCTTTTTTGCCGATGGCTTTCCGCTGCTGGTGGTCGGCCAGGCTTCGCTCGACGATCTGAACGCGCGCCTGAACGGTAAAGGCGCGCCGTCGATCGGGATCGATCGCTTTCGGCCCAACATCGTGCTCAGCGGCCTCGATGCGTATGAAGAGGACTATGTGGAGACGCTCGCCGTCGACGCCAATGCGGACTCGAGCGCGCGCGTCGAGTTGCGTCTGGTCAAGCTGTGCTCGCGCTGCCCGATGCCGACCATCGATCAGGCGCGCGGCGCACCCGATCCCGATTGGCCGAACGAGCCGACCGACACGATGCTCGGCTACCGCGTGAGCGAACGCTTCGACGGCGCGGTCACGTTCGGCAACAACGCGCTGGTCGCGAGCGGGGCGGGGGCCTGGCTGCGGATCGGGCAGCAAATCGATGCGGAACTGGGGTTCGGCGACTGAGCCTGTCAGGCCGCCCGCACAACGGATAACGCGGGCAGCATCTTCCCACCTTGTTCGCCGCGGCGTTCCCGCTCCCAGCATGGCGCTTCGGCGCTCTCGCCGACAGCGTCTCCCACCAGAATCACCGCGGGACTGCCGAAGCCCGCGCCGAGCGCATCGGCGGCGAGCCGGTCGAGCCGCGTCAACAGGCGCCGCTCGTCGATGCCGCCCGCCCATTGCACGACCGCGGCCGGCGTGTCCGCCGGCAGATGCGCGAGCAACGCGGCGGCGATGCCGTCGATACGCCGCATTCCCATATAGATCGCGAGCGTCGTGCGCGTCGCGGCGAGCGCGGCCCAGTCCGGCTCGCCGTGATCTTCGGTGTGGGCGGTGACGAAGCTCACGCCGTGGCAATGCCGCCGATGCGTGAGCGACACGCCTAGGGCCGCCGCAGCGGCGAAGCCCGACGAGATGCCGTTGACGATCTCGACCGCGAGGCCTGCGTCGCGCAGCACCGCGAGTTCCTCGCCCGCGCGGCCGAACAGCAGCGCGTCGCCGCCTTTGACGCGCACCACGTGCAGACCCTTGAGCGCATAGCGGCGCATCAGTCGCTCGATGAACGCCTGCGGCGTCGAGCGGCAGCCACCGCGTTTGCCGACGCGAATCACGCGCGCCTGCGGCGCGAGCGTGACGATGTCCGGATTCGCGAGGTCGTCGAGCAGCACGACGTCGGCCGCCGCGAGCGCCTTGACGGCCTTCAGGGTCAGCAAGTCGAGCTCGCCTGGGCCCGCGCTCAGCAGCGTGACCTTGCCGGTGTCGGTGTTCATCTTCATGTCCTTGTGCCGTTTGTTTCTCGTGGCTCGAAACGAAAACGGCGTCCGCTCGTGGAGATCACGAGGGGACGCCGTTGTCCGTTGCATTGCCTGTTGCCGGGTTGAGTCTGCGCACCGCGGCCACGTTGCCGCGATGACGTTGCGCAGGGTCAACGCAAGGACCGGGCCATCGACCGGATCAAGGCGCGCAAGTCCTTGCCGCGCGCTGCGATTCACGCGGAAAACGTGATGTCGATGGCGCGCGCGTGCGCAGTCGTTTCGCACGTCCGCAGTGCTGCGTCGCACCATCGCTGTGCTTTGCCGCATCAAAACGCGTCGCGCGCGGGGTGCGCTCCGACACCGTGCGATATGCCGCGAATCCCCGCCACACCGCGCTCGGCGGCGCATTGATTCAACTTGGCACGGCCTTTGCAACAAGCGTTGCCATCGGACCAACGTCGGTTCGCCGCGCCTGCAGCACCACTGCACGCGCTCCGCAGCACCGAATAGGACAACGGCGTCCCCCGGATTCAGCCCTCGGCTGGGTTCGCGGGACGCCGTTTTTATTTTCGCAACCGCTTTCGCCAGACACCAGAGGACAGCGCGCTCATGAAAATCATCGTTATCGGCCACGGGATGGTCGGCCACAAACTGGTCGAATGCCTGGCGCAACAGGCCGCGCACGATCTCGACATCACGGTGCTGTGCGAAGAATCGCGACCGGCCTACGATCGCGTGCATCTGTCCGAGTTCTTCGCCGGCAAGAGCGCCGATGACCTGTCGCTCGTCGAGCCTGGCTTTTTCGAGCGCCACGGCGTGCAGCTGAAGCTGAACGCGCGGGCTGTCACGGTGGACCGCGACGCGCGCACGGTGACGGTCTCGAACGGCGAAACGCTGCCGTACGACCGCCTCGTGTTCGCGACCGGCTCCTATCCGTTCGTGCCGCCGGTGCAGGGCCGGGAGCGCGGCGACTGCTTCGTGTATCGAACCATCGACGATC
Above is a window of Paraburkholderia sprentiae WSM5005 DNA encoding:
- a CDS encoding chloride channel protein — translated: MDPTKLDGNEGDSAPPENAEEVVKPLDLYRMSMLAFCLGIVTGFGAVLFRMLIGTIHNAAFLGRLSPLYDASQFTPPSPWGAWVILVPVVGGLAVTWLVNSFAPEAKGHGVPEVMDAIYFGGGVIRPVVAVVKSLASAIAIGTGAAVGREGPIIQIGSALGSTLGQWLRIPASQRIILVASGAGAGIASTFNTPIGGVLFATELMMPEISVGTFLPVALATGTATFVGRLFLGGAAAFLVPPQLGALDNHLASGFTLLLYALLGVAAGVAAALLIRALHWAEDAFDRVPGRYARHTLGMLFVGVMMYLLMRYAGHYYVEGVGYATIQATLNAQLQGGLFLLLLALCKMAATSVSLGSGSSGGVFSPSLFIGATLGAAMASLFHLLVPAAPVSVPAFAMVGMGAVVAGGTGAAMTAVAMIFEMTRDYDIVLPMILAVAFSIGTRRLLSRETIYTAKLVRRGHVIPNALHANMFLVQSAAAIMEADILVLRADVPFRDLLDRMGIAPFRHIVVTKAGMLYGVLRINTGLRRAVSHDNPTVTIGQLAHRNFIVVKRSDAAFEVISELQRRRAVMAVVVADSAVDGAFDVFGVIAKEHIADAVARSIDIFPRRDRGWIAPSTQSVRVNDASHTAHGKAFKVSDSEAEN
- a CDS encoding MOSC domain-containing protein, translating into MPIISELFVYPIKSCAGIALGEARLLATGLEYDRNWMIVDPEGAMFTQRAYPRMALIKAEIGEHDLIVSAPGMRELRTPLDVARLAAAPKIDTAVWRDAAYGLDTGAETAAWFTEFLGLPARLLRFDPERERIVDRDYTDSTGGATTFFADGFPLLVVGQASLDDLNARLNGKGAPSIGIDRFRPNIVLSGLDAYEEDYVETLAVDANADSSARVELRLVKLCSRCPMPTIDQARGAPDPDWPNEPTDTMLGYRVSERFDGAVTFGNNALVASGAGAWLRIGQQIDAELGFGD
- the cobA gene encoding uroporphyrinogen-III C-methyltransferase, whose product is MNTDTGKVTLLSAGPGELDLLTLKAVKALAAADVVLLDDLANPDIVTLAPQARVIRVGKRGGCRSTPQAFIERLMRRYALKGLHVVRVKGGDALLFGRAGEELAVLRDAGLAVEIVNGISSGFAAAAALGVSLTHRRHCHGVSFVTAHTEDHGEPDWAALAATRTTLAIYMGMRRIDGIAAALLAHLPADTPAAVVQWAGGIDERRLLTRLDRLAADALGAGFGSPAVILVGDAVGESAEAPCWERERRGEQGGKMLPALSVVRAA